TCCAGAGGTAGGTATTGAAAGGCAATCTAGCCAATACGCTAATTACTACTATGGAATCAGCCCTGGAGAGTCGAATCAAACAGGCTATAGCGCCTATACTGCTCCTGCGACAAGTAATTTAATTGCTGGCTTTATGGTTGAAATTCCAGTTGTTGATAATTGGTATATCAATCTTTATGGGCGTCGTAAATGGCTTGGCAACGGAATCAATAACAGCCCCGTCATGAATCGCTCCTTCCAAGACAATATCTTTGCGGCCTTAGCTTACCGATTTAAGTAAGCAAATATTAGCCGCTCTGAGTAATTTATCTCCAAGGCAAGGCGGGAAGTAGTGGCTTAAGGCCAGCCTTCTGAATTGAAGGTGCGGCTTTTGGGGAGGCTAAAAATGCGATGAGGTCTCTTGATGCGTCAAGGCTGTTCACATTGCTGGTAATGCCTGCCGAAAACAAAACTGTCTGCTGTACTTCTGGAGGAATCTCGCCAATGAAATCTATCCCCGGAATGGGAATCAATTCGCTCACCTGTTGAAAGCCCAACTCTGCATCCCCCCTAGCAACTACTGTACCAACGCGTTCACTGTAAATCCTTTTAGCAGTCTTACTCATCTGCTCAGCAATACCGAGTTTTGGAAAGAGCTCAGTAGATAAATAGGTGCCACTAGCACTCGCAGAATAGGCCACAGACTTTGCATTCAGCAGAGCCTGCTTGAGTGCTGGAACTGTGCTGATATCCGGCTTGGGTGAACCAGCCTTTACAGCAGCGCCAATGACAGAAGCAACCAAATCCACTCTGCTTCCTGACTGAATAGTGCCGCTCTTAATAAAACCTTCTAGCGCAGGCCCGGCAAGTATTAACACATCAAACTTTTCATCTCTGGCAAGTCTTGATGGAATTGAGTCAGGGGCAGCCCCCATAGAAGAGCCATAAGAAATAATGACTTTATTTGATGATTGTTTTTCATACTCTGGCACCAGAGCTTTAAGCGCCTCTGCAAATGCGCCTGAGGTAATCACCTGGATATCGGCAGCAAAGGTCGGGGTTGCAAATAGGAAGGTGGCAAGAAAAACTAATGTAGTGTTTCTGAGAAAGGAAGTTATTTTCATTATTTTTAAAATAGCGGTCGTGAAAGAATGATTAAATAATCTCTAATACTTTGCTCAAAGAATTGCCGACATAGTTTGGTTGCTCGCCGATTTCCTCAAATGGATGGCCCAGCCGATTTACCCAAAAGACATCATATCCATACCACTTGGCAGCCAAGGCATCCCAAGCATTACTTGATACAAATAGAACTTCCTCTTTTTTTACGGGGAAGGCCTCAAGCAGCAACTCATAGGCCTGTGGGGCAGTCTTAAACAGACGTACGTCCTCAACCGTAACTACTTGATCTAAATACGCTGCTAGACCATTGCTTTGTACAACTGTAGTGAGCATTTCTCTGCTGCCATTAGACAAAATGGCAGTGGCCATTCCGCGCTTTTTAATTTCTTGAAGAACTGCCAGGCTATCTTCAAAGCTGGTGAGTTTGGCATATTGGTCCATAAGCAGCTGTTCACTGCCTTCAGAAAGGTCAAGACTCATGCGTTTGCAGACATAGCGTAGTGACCGAATAGTCAGCTCCCAAAATGGCAAGTAATACTTGCTACCGCAAGGACTGGGGTCACTCATCGTAACTAGACGCGTGTATTCAATTTGGCGATCACGCCACATTAATGACAATGCTTGGCCGTGCCCTGGAAATAGCTCTTCTGCTAACTGTCCCATTGAGTAGACATCAAAAAGGGTCCCATAAGCATCAAATGTGATTAACTTATACATATTGCCCTTAGGTGAATTATCGACCCTGACAAGCTAGGGGCATTTCCCATAAAGGCTTTTCCTGGCTGAAGTCACAATTAACCCCAATCTGCGAAGTAGTGCTAGCAAGGCAGCCAGTTAAAGCAAAAATAGGCAGAGTGGCAAAAATGAATATCAATATTTTCATAGCTTGTCTTCAAAGAATTTTCTAACTCATTCTCCCATGTCATCAAATAGTGTGCAAATGAAGTTGTACAGGGCTTTTAATCTTGCAAAGGTTTAGTAAAGGGGTGCCTGTAGCTACTTAATAAGTTAGCTTAGCAATATACGCGTAGAGCGGTATTCCCAAAATGATATTAAAGGGGAAGGTGATGCCCAATGACATCCCCATATATAGGGCGGGATTTACTTCGGGCAGCGCATGCCTTAAGACTGCTGGCACAGCAATATAAGAAGCGCTTGCCGCAAGGACCATTAATAAAATCGTATCGCCCAGCGGCAAGCCTAGAAGCTTACAGAAGCCTAGCGCAATGGAGGCATGAACTAAGGGGGCTCCAATGGCATAGAACAAAGTGATTGAGGGCTTGCCTTTTAATCCCTCAAAGTTCTTGGCCGCCATCAACCCCATATCCAGCAAGAAGAAAGCCAGCATTCCTTTAAATAAATCAATAGAAAATGGAGCCATTATTTTTTGTCCCGCATCGCCGCTGACTAAGCCAACTAGCATAGAACCCAATAAAAGAAGTTGTGCGCCATCTGTAAAGGACTCATGAAGAATCTTTGACATACTCGTCGGTTGCTTTGAGTTTTTAGCAGAAGCTCTGGCTCTATTTGCTAGCAAGATTGCCAAAATAATTGCGGGCGACTCCATTAATGCCATTGCAGCAGCCATATGCCCACCAAATGCAATGCCATATTGATCTAACGCTTGTGTCGCAGTGATAAATGTAACGGCACTAACCGAACCATATGTGGCGGCGATAGCTGCGGCGTCGTAATTGTTCAGCTTTGTTCTTAAAATCAAATAGCCCATGAGCGGGATGATGATTGCCAGAGACATTGCCAGCCCAAGCGCCAAAACAATCTCGAGAGTAAATCCAGATTTATGAAGCGCAAATCCGCCCTTCAAGCCTAAAGCCATCAAGAGATACAAAGACAAAAATCTGGCGATTGGCTGAGGAATTTCTAAATTTGATTTCACTGCTCCAGCAAAAGCACCAAATACAAAGAAGAGAATTGCTGGATCCAAGAAATTGCTCATATCAATATCTTAAATAATTTTGAAAATTCTTATATTGGCCCCACATAGCTTGAGGACTAAATACATTATTAGATAAGCCTAAGATAGGTAAGCCCTCCCCCTCAGCATACGAGAAATCCATCTTGCTATTGAAACTATCAGCAAAATCCCTGTTACATCACCTAAAAACATGACCTCTATACCGCCCCATAAATTAGAAGACTCGCCCGCAAGATAAATGATTGATTGCGTTACTACGCTATTCAAGCCTGCATAACTTAATGCAAGGGTCAGTAAAGATCGAAGGGTTAAATTTGAGAGTTCACCGTTAAGCATGAACTTATCAGAACAAACCTTAGTAACAAGTAGAGGGACGCCAGCGCTTCCAATCGACAAGATCAATACCAAACCTATTTGTCCGTGGAATGGAAACATTACCCCCCATATATTAGAAATAATGAATATGGCCAAAGCTCCAATAGGGCCCGCAACCAAAGTCATTAATATTTTTACCCCACTAGGTAGGTGTACTAAATGCGCCCCGGGAGTTAAATATAAAAAGTCTGTGCAAAGATTGTTTGCAAAATAAAACAATCCATAACCTAGGGTTAGGATCACTAGTAGCTTGGCATTTTGAAGAAGGCCTCTCATTAACCAAGCAACTTTTGCATAGTCCAGCCTAGATTCAGAATGGCCAATGTAATGAGTGTGCCAAAAGTAATCTTCATTCCTAAAACTCTCTTGCTGAAATCTGGTGGAGGAATATGAATTCCTTTGGCGTGAATCAAGCGTCCAATAATTAAAGTCACGCCGGACATGGCAACCAACCACCAAGGCCCGCCATTTAACTCTAAACAAGCGATCAAGATAACTCCAAATGGAACATACTCTGCAAAGTTGCCTTGAGCGCGAATCGCTCTCTCAAGATCTTCGTGGCCACCACTGCCTAAGCCAACCTTATTCTTTCTTCTAAGCGCAATGACGGCAAAGGAGAGCCTAACAAAGATAATGGTTAACACAGCAGCAATCACTGATGTGACTAATAGCATTTAAATCTCCCAATAATAAAATCGTAACAATCTAATCAGTAAATTTTGCCAGTGCATGCCAGCCAAAACTCAATAATGGAAGCATATCTTTAGCAAAGCTTGTGACTTCGTTAATTAAATTTTTTGAGCAAACAACCGATCGGGGCAACTGTTTTCTGATAACCCAACCTTTTAGCTTGATAGCGCGCTCGATTTCTACTGGCACATCATCAAAGCCCCTGGGTATTCGGGCTAATGTATGGGAATAATCAAGCTCATAGCCTTTTCGCTTTAGAGATCTTTCTAGGGAAAGCCAGGCCTTAGGGTTCTCTAGAATTCCCTGTCTTAGCTTTTTCAGAATATGGGTTTCGGGCTGAAAATAACCAGCAGCACATCGACTTCCTAAAGGATCTAGACGAAAGTACAGCACGCCTGGAGAATGTTTATCGCCAGTTCGAGTAAACAGCCCACTGGCATGCATGTTATAGGGATGTTTTGCCTTTGAAAAACGAGCGTCTCGATTTATTCTAAATAAAGATCTTTTAGGATCTCCCCACAGCGGCACCTGCTTCTCAGCAAGATTTTCCGACAGGCTCTCTGTAAAGGACTTCATGGGCTCCCGCACAAACTCCTCATACTCAGAACGATGTTCGTTAAACCAGACTCTATTTTGATTATTGGTGAGCTCTTCAAAAAATGTGAATGCCTTTGGATTAAACACTGGATACTTAATCCTTGTCTGCATATTGCATCTCGCCATTCCCAAACGACCAATTTTCTTTATTCACCTCAATCAAGTTGATAAAGACATCTTGAGGTCTGACTTTAAGGCTTTGTACTAAGGCCCCACAAATTGTTTTATATAGATTCTTTTTAAGATCTGTAGATCTACCAAAGCTGATAGTTGCTTGAATAAAAATAATGCTATCTGAATATTCAATTCCCAAATAACTTTTCGGAATATTGAACTCCGTTGACTCGTGCCTAGTAATAATTTGGAATTTATCATCCTCGGGAACGTTAATTTGCTCTCGCATGACCTGGTAGACAATGTTCCCAACCTGATGCGCGAAGCTCTCAGAGTGTTTTTTACTTAAATCAATTCTCACTAATGGCATTGCTTTTCTCCTAAGATCAATCCATCTTATACAGATCTAATTAATTACTACCCAGTTTTACAAGTTAGAAAAAAGCACCCGAAGGTAGCTTTAGTGATCGCTAGTGGTCGAGAACGCTAATCCTAATGGCTCTTCAAATAATCAATGACCCAAGCTGGATCACTGTCGCTTGGGAAGATAGGGTAGTGAACAGCCTCAATCACGCCATTATTCGCAATTAATGTAACTCGCTTTAATAATGTCATTCCAGCGGCTACAAATGTTGGCATATTCAATGCCTGTTGAAATTGATAGTTGACGTCACTAACAACCGGAAATGGGAGATGAAGCCTTTCTGCCATTTCTTTTTGATATTCGCTAGTCTGTACACTCAAGCCCACAACTTCTGCGCCCAATGCTTGAAGCTCTTGATAGTGGTCCCTAAAGGAACAACTCTGTGGCGTACAACCCCTTGCTCCAGGAATTTGGTCCCAACCATCCGGCAAAGCAACATTAGGCTGCCCCGTCATTGGATAACAGTAGATAACCAATTTACCTTTGATGTCGCCAAAATTAATTGCCTTACCATTTGTGGCACTTAAAGAAACATTGGGCAGCTTCATTCCCTTCAAATGATTTGTTGAGCCATCATCTTGAGGAATGGGCAGGTCTACAGGAAGCTGGTTTAGATTGGTCATGGATAAATTCTATACAAAAAGCTGAGGACCAAATAAAAACCGCCCGAAGGTGGTTTTGGTGTTTCTTGGCAACCCAAGGCGGAATCGACCAGGGCCGAGGATGCAAATCCTTATACGAGATTAATACTGACTCTTAATATCTCCTTTTTGTGCCAACCGCGGGAACATATCAGCCGCCAACTCTAAAGCAATCTTAATGCCTTGTTTTGGAGTAATGGCACCATTAGGATCTTTTGGCATCGATGGTGTTGGATAGCCTTCTGCGTGAGAAAACTTCACTACGCCTGGAATCATTGCCTTTGCC
Above is a genomic segment from Polynucleobacter wuianus containing:
- a CDS encoding substrate-binding domain-containing protein — its product is MKITSFLRNTTLVFLATFLFATPTFAADIQVITSGAFAEALKALVPEYEKQSSNKVIISYGSSMGAAPDSIPSRLARDEKFDVLILAGPALEGFIKSGTIQSGSRVDLVASVIGAAVKAGSPKPDISTVPALKQALLNAKSVAYSASASGTYLSTELFPKLGIAEQMSKTAKRIYSERVGTVVARGDAELGFQQVSELIPIPGIDFIGEIPPEVQQTVLFSAGITSNVNSLDASRDLIAFLASPKAAPSIQKAGLKPLLPALPWR
- a CDS encoding haloacid dehalogenase type II, whose protein sequence is MYKLITFDAYGTLFDVYSMGQLAEELFPGHGQALSLMWRDRQIEYTRLVTMSDPSPCGSKYYLPFWELTIRSLRYVCKRMSLDLSEGSEQLLMDQYAKLTSFEDSLAVLQEIKKRGMATAILSNGSREMLTTVVQSNGLAAYLDQVVTVEDVRLFKTAPQAYELLLEAFPVKKEEVLFVSSNAWDALAAKWYGYDVFWVNRLGHPFEEIGEQPNYVGNSLSKVLEII
- a CDS encoding sodium-dependent bicarbonate transport family permease, translating into MSNFLDPAILFFVFGAFAGAVKSNLEIPQPIARFLSLYLLMALGLKGGFALHKSGFTLEIVLALGLAMSLAIIIPLMGYLILRTKLNNYDAAAIAATYGSVSAVTFITATQALDQYGIAFGGHMAAAMALMESPAIILAILLANRARASAKNSKQPTSMSKILHESFTDGAQLLLLGSMLVGLVSGDAGQKIMAPFSIDLFKGMLAFFLLDMGLMAAKNFEGLKGKPSITLFYAIGAPLVHASIALGFCKLLGLPLGDTILLMVLAASASYIAVPAVLRHALPEVNPALYMGMSLGITFPFNIILGIPLYAYIAKLTY
- a CDS encoding MAPEG family protein — its product is MLLVTSVIAAVLTIIFVRLSFAVIALRRKNKVGLGSGGHEDLERAIRAQGNFAEYVPFGVILIACLELNGGPWWLVAMSGVTLIIGRLIHAKGIHIPPPDFSKRVLGMKITFGTLITLAILNLGWTMQKLLG
- a CDS encoding DUF2461 domain-containing protein — its product is MQTRIKYPVFNPKAFTFFEELTNNQNRVWFNEHRSEYEEFVREPMKSFTESLSENLAEKQVPLWGDPKRSLFRINRDARFSKAKHPYNMHASGLFTRTGDKHSPGVLYFRLDPLGSRCAAGYFQPETHILKKLRQGILENPKAWLSLERSLKRKGYELDYSHTLARIPRGFDDVPVEIERAIKLKGWVIRKQLPRSVVCSKNLINEVTSFAKDMLPLLSFGWHALAKFTD
- a CDS encoding tautomerase family protein translates to MPLVRIDLSKKHSESFAHQVGNIVYQVMREQINVPEDDKFQIITRHESTEFNIPKSYLGIEYSDSIIFIQATISFGRSTDLKKNLYKTICGALVQSLKVRPQDVFINLIEVNKENWSFGNGEMQYADKD
- a CDS encoding peroxiredoxin, which gives rise to MTNLNQLPVDLPIPQDDGSTNHLKGMKLPNVSLSATNGKAINFGDIKGKLVIYCYPMTGQPNVALPDGWDQIPGARGCTPQSCSFRDHYQELQALGAEVVGLSVQTSEYQKEMAERLHLPFPVVSDVNYQFQQALNMPTFVAAGMTLLKRVTLIANNGVIEAVHYPIFPSDSDPAWVIDYLKSH